In the genome of Longimicrobiales bacterium, one region contains:
- a CDS encoding peptidoglycan DD-metalloendopeptidase family protein translates to MSIRHATLKRLVIAAIAVVTSSCTVDSAPDVGMIDPVYAEPAEDIRILALGRGQTIGQLLDGAVSYNEQASLLLAFREHASPRRMRPGTEITLRYRPEDEWLRGVDVQINRDESVRLTRDEVGWSSGLITTPVYVDTVFASGSIETVLWTAVVGNPALASMPAGDRNRLIDHLDRVFQWQIDFSSQIRVGDTYRFAFEREVRPDGSMRAGRLLSAELVNSGEPYYAVWFDPNGDGDGSYFDLEGNSVRRAFLLKPLSYRRISGRFSSSRLHPILKTWRAHRGIDYAADAGTPIMATSDGVVVHRGPKGSFGNTVEIRHPNGFITRYAHLSNFRSGVSLGTRVHQTDIIGYVGMTGSATGNHLHYEMLRGGQQMDPLSVDLPAGDPVPSEDRVLWLGHMATRVALLESIPGAGPVRTASADSEDPSDDDHGGASPFRQ, encoded by the coding sequence GTGAGCATCCGTCACGCGACATTGAAGCGTCTCGTGATCGCGGCGATCGCCGTGGTCACGTCGTCGTGTACGGTAGATAGTGCCCCTGATGTGGGCATGATCGATCCGGTTTATGCCGAGCCTGCCGAGGACATCAGGATCTTGGCGTTGGGCCGTGGCCAAACCATCGGACAACTGCTGGACGGCGCTGTCTCTTACAACGAACAAGCGTCGCTCCTTCTGGCCTTCCGGGAGCATGCGAGCCCTAGACGCATGCGCCCTGGGACGGAGATCACACTCCGATACCGTCCTGAGGACGAGTGGCTGAGAGGCGTTGACGTCCAGATCAACCGAGATGAGTCGGTACGCCTGACCCGAGACGAGGTTGGCTGGTCGTCAGGTCTCATCACCACACCCGTGTATGTAGATACAGTGTTCGCGTCGGGCTCGATCGAGACCGTCTTGTGGACCGCCGTTGTTGGTAATCCGGCGCTGGCCAGTATGCCTGCGGGTGACAGGAATCGGCTCATCGACCATTTGGACCGTGTCTTCCAGTGGCAGATCGACTTCTCGAGTCAGATCAGGGTCGGCGACACATACCGATTCGCGTTTGAGCGAGAGGTGCGGCCGGACGGGTCCATGCGGGCGGGGCGCCTGCTGTCGGCTGAACTGGTGAACAGTGGTGAACCCTACTACGCGGTGTGGTTCGACCCCAACGGAGACGGAGACGGGTCGTACTTCGATCTCGAGGGTAACTCGGTGCGACGTGCCTTTCTGTTGAAGCCGCTCTCGTACCGTCGTATCTCGGGTCGTTTCAGCAGCTCGCGGTTGCACCCGATTCTGAAGACTTGGCGGGCCCATCGCGGGATCGACTACGCCGCCGACGCGGGTACGCCGATTATGGCCACTTCTGACGGCGTCGTTGTGCACCGGGGACCCAAGGGCTCCTTCGGAAACACGGTTGAGATCCGTCATCCCAATGGGTTTATCACCCGATACGCACATCTGAGTAATTTCCGATCTGGAGTGAGCCTCGGTACACGGGTCCACCAGACGGATATCATCGGGTACGTAGGTATGACAGGCAGTGCGACCGGGAATCATCTCCACTACGAGATGCTTCGCGGCGGACAGCAGATGGACCCCTTGTCGGTGGATCTACCCGCGGGGGATCCGGTGCCGTCTGAAGACAGAGTGCTCTGGCTTGGCCATATGGCGACGCGGGTGGCCCTTCTCGAGTCGATTCCGGGAGCGGGGCCGGTCCGTACAGCGTCGGCCGACTCCGAGGATCCCTCGGATGACGACCACGGGGGAGCATCGCCGTTCCGACAGTGA
- the ftsZ gene encoding cell division protein FtsZ: MMIFEFEDTPSQNAKMKVIGVGGAGGNAVNRMIDEDLEGVEFISMNTDGQALKASRAQVTLQIGKKLTRGLGAGARPEVGRQALAESEEDVRRALDGADLVFVTAGMGGGTGTGAAPMVAEIARDMGALTIGVVTKPFSFEGRKRERQANQGLAELRRCVDTMIVVPNDRLMAVVPKGTSFRNALKKADEVLLNATQGISDLIRVTGEINVDFADVRTIMSSRGPALMGSGFGEGDNRAQEAAQEAISSPLLDDVSITGARGVLINITGGLDLAIDEVTLISSIIQEEAGDEAEIIFGAVHDPELEGKIRVTVIATGFDSAVDEKIIPGNFRGTRPQSQAAAAPVQNPVLEMPQFQEQKRVAVGGGRDEEVLPLSRFPERTVSRDQLVELDIPTFIRRQMD; the protein is encoded by the coding sequence ATGATGATCTTCGAGTTTGAGGACACACCGAGCCAGAACGCCAAGATGAAGGTGATCGGGGTCGGCGGCGCAGGCGGGAATGCCGTAAACCGCATGATCGACGAGGACCTGGAGGGCGTCGAGTTCATTTCCATGAACACTGACGGCCAGGCGCTCAAAGCCTCACGTGCGCAGGTAACTCTGCAAATCGGGAAGAAGCTCACCCGTGGTTTGGGTGCAGGTGCGCGGCCGGAAGTCGGTCGGCAGGCGCTCGCCGAGAGTGAAGAGGACGTGCGTCGAGCGCTGGATGGCGCGGACCTCGTGTTCGTGACCGCCGGAATGGGTGGTGGTACGGGAACCGGTGCCGCTCCGATGGTCGCGGAGATCGCGCGGGACATGGGAGCGCTCACGATCGGAGTCGTGACGAAGCCGTTTTCGTTCGAGGGCCGGAAGCGTGAGCGCCAGGCGAACCAAGGCTTAGCCGAGCTCCGCCGCTGCGTCGACACCATGATCGTCGTTCCGAACGATCGTCTCATGGCCGTCGTCCCCAAGGGCACCTCGTTCCGCAATGCGCTCAAGAAGGCGGATGAAGTCCTGTTGAACGCAACGCAGGGCATCAGTGACCTGATCCGCGTGACCGGTGAGATCAACGTCGACTTCGCTGACGTGCGCACGATCATGTCGTCCAGAGGCCCAGCGCTCATGGGTTCTGGCTTCGGTGAGGGCGACAACCGCGCCCAAGAGGCCGCTCAGGAAGCCATATCCTCGCCGCTACTCGACGACGTGTCGATTACGGGGGCACGAGGAGTTCTCATCAACATCACTGGAGGCCTGGATCTCGCGATTGACGAGGTCACGCTGATTTCCTCCATTATCCAGGAAGAAGCGGGTGACGAGGCCGAGATCATCTTTGGCGCTGTGCACGACCCGGAACTCGAAGGCAAGATCCGCGTGACGGTGATTGCCACGGGCTTCGATTCTGCGGTAGACGAGAAGATCATTCCGGGCAACTTCCGGGGTACTCGTCCGCAGTCACAGGCAGCCGCCGCTCCGGTTCAGAATCCGGTGCTCGAAATGCCGCAGTTCCAGGAGCAGAAGCGGGTTGCAGTGGGTGGCGGTCGTGATGAGGAAGTTCTTCCGCTGAGCAGATTTCCAGAGCGGACCGTGTCTCGCGATCAGCTCGTTGAGCTGGACATTCCGACGTTCATCCGTCGCCAAATGGACTGA
- the ftsA gene encoding cell division protein FtsA, giving the protein MRSNLICGLDIGTTKTCAVIGEIVGDPRRPGLTILGVGQARTGGLRGDRVTNIEEMTESVRKCIQEAELMAGASVDRVYAGIGGDHIRATNSMGVVAVPEEDVTLDDVKRCHIVARAVALPPDREMLHAIPQEYLVDHQRGIKDPLGMAGVRLEAEVFLVTAAITASANIRKAVNRAGYRVQELVLEPLAGARAVLTEDEKEVGVAMVEIGASTTDVAAYYEGKVQHVAILPFGGNTLTQDLVRGLSVPYAEAQKAKEHYGTAFAQLVDPRETVEMPGPSPGQMRAVARELIAHIVEQRLDEMFGLVQGELQDNDLLDKLGAGVVLTGGTVAMPGIMELAQQIFASPVRLGVPGEGLAGLADSVARPRFSVAAGLALWGADRFAETGRGASTVTSGMFTKLGTWLKEFF; this is encoded by the coding sequence ATGCGCTCAAACCTCATTTGTGGCCTCGACATCGGGACGACCAAGACGTGTGCGGTCATCGGCGAGATCGTTGGCGATCCTCGTCGGCCCGGTCTGACCATCCTCGGGGTCGGCCAAGCCCGTACAGGCGGTCTCCGCGGCGACAGGGTCACGAACATCGAAGAGATGACCGAGTCGGTGCGGAAGTGCATCCAGGAAGCCGAACTGATGGCCGGTGCTTCGGTAGATCGTGTTTATGCCGGTATTGGTGGGGACCACATTCGAGCCACGAACTCCATGGGTGTCGTGGCCGTGCCCGAAGAAGACGTCACGCTGGACGATGTGAAGCGCTGCCACATCGTGGCCCGGGCGGTAGCGCTCCCGCCCGACCGCGAAATGTTACACGCGATCCCTCAGGAGTACCTGGTAGACCACCAGCGAGGTATCAAGGACCCACTCGGTATGGCAGGGGTGCGGCTCGAGGCCGAGGTCTTCCTCGTGACGGCGGCGATTACCGCGTCCGCCAACATCCGCAAAGCTGTGAATCGGGCAGGGTACCGCGTTCAGGAGCTAGTACTGGAGCCTCTCGCAGGTGCCAGAGCGGTTCTAACAGAAGACGAAAAAGAAGTCGGCGTCGCCATGGTCGAGATCGGTGCTTCGACCACTGACGTTGCGGCTTACTATGAAGGCAAGGTCCAGCACGTCGCGATTCTGCCCTTCGGTGGGAACACGTTGACGCAAGACTTGGTCCGCGGACTCTCAGTCCCGTATGCAGAGGCACAGAAGGCCAAAGAGCACTATGGGACTGCGTTCGCTCAGTTGGTCGATCCTCGGGAGACCGTCGAAATGCCCGGACCTTCACCGGGACAGATGCGGGCCGTGGCCCGCGAGCTCATCGCACACATCGTCGAGCAGAGGCTGGACGAAATGTTCGGGCTCGTCCAAGGCGAACTCCAGGACAACGACCTACTCGACAAGCTGGGGGCCGGAGTGGTGCTCACGGGTGGCACAGTCGCCATGCCAGGCATCATGGAGTTGGCCCAACAGATTTTTGCCTCTCCGGTACGCCTCGGCGTGCCGGGTGAGGGGCTTGCAGGACTCGCCGACTCCGTCGCGCGTCCGCGCTTCTCGGTTGCGGCTGGGCTCGCACTCTGGGGAGCTGACCGATTTGCCGAAACCGGCCGTGGTGCCTCGACTGTTACGTCGGGGATGTTCACCAAGCTCGGCACTTGGCTCAAGGAGTTTTTCTAG
- a CDS encoding FtsQ-type POTRA domain-containing protein, which translates to MRREVKILAVTGMLGTGLAWGDRVPVALRTMETFRVTDVEMVGLHYLSREAAIEVMGITAETSVWGDTDAWAESLREHPLVKGVVVARRIPNGLLVQVTERVPVALIATPLLEPVDVDGIRLPIDPSDYRLDLPLVETTQQPAHGSLLLPEDLRTIVAEVGRLMTVDTAFLHMVSEVRPGERESLVARWADPEVDFLLGYGLPQARLREGLIALADAIARAPGEMPIEIDLRFADQVVVRNTAGN; encoded by the coding sequence ATGCGTAGAGAAGTGAAGATTCTGGCCGTGACCGGCATGCTCGGGACCGGCCTAGCGTGGGGTGACCGTGTCCCCGTCGCTCTGCGCACCATGGAGACTTTTCGTGTAACCGATGTCGAGATGGTCGGATTGCACTACCTCTCACGAGAGGCCGCTATCGAAGTGATGGGGATCACTGCCGAGACCTCGGTGTGGGGAGATACCGACGCGTGGGCTGAGTCGCTCCGCGAGCATCCGCTCGTGAAGGGAGTGGTCGTAGCGCGACGAATTCCGAATGGCTTACTGGTTCAGGTTACGGAACGCGTGCCGGTTGCACTGATCGCGACACCGCTGCTGGAGCCGGTCGACGTGGATGGGATCAGGCTCCCAATCGACCCCAGTGATTACCGGCTCGATCTGCCACTGGTGGAGACGACCCAACAGCCAGCGCACGGCTCGCTACTCCTCCCGGAAGACCTTCGCACGATCGTGGCCGAAGTCGGGCGACTCATGACCGTGGACACCGCGTTCCTTCACATGGTGTCCGAGGTCCGGCCCGGAGAACGCGAGTCTTTGGTGGCCCGATGGGCTGACCCCGAAGTGGACTTTCTGCTGGGGTACGGCCTTCCACAGGCTCGGCTCCGTGAGGGACTCATCGCGCTGGCGGACGCCATCGCTCGTGCTCCGGGCGAGATGCCCATTGAGATCGACTTGAGATTCGCGGACCAGGTTGTGGTCCGGAACACTGCTGGGAACTGA
- the murC gene encoding UDP-N-acetylmuramate--L-alanine ligase encodes MTGIELDLRSLSSQGPVHFMGVGGSGMCALAELIVRHGGQVSGCDSKDTQTVRDLERHGVVLSIGHDAEHLGEAVALIVTAAVPVDHPELLRAHERGIPVLKRAQALGAVVNGGHVVAIAGTHGKTTTTAMATEVIAAGGLNPTGFVGGRVEGWDGNLRLGSDELFVVEADEYDRSFHTLTPDVAVVTNLEADHLDVYGDLRGVREGFLTFLAGVRGGGRIVACADDHGASSLLPFVGTAGYSYGTSAGSMLRATDVRITESHTYCTVVEEGVVIGEMALVLGGLHNLRNALAAAAAARACGVEWDAILAALKAFRGVGRRFERLGETHGVIVIDDYAHHPTEIQATLRAARSMFPDRRLVAAFQPHLFSRTRDFASDFGAALSAADVTWVTDIFPARELPIPGITGHTIVEAVEAFGQNQVHYVEALADLPEALADDLDEGDVLVTIGAGSIESVGARVLELLGARVHA; translated from the coding sequence ATGACCGGCATCGAGTTGGATCTGCGTTCGCTCTCGAGCCAGGGCCCAGTTCATTTCATGGGTGTCGGTGGCTCGGGCATGTGTGCGTTGGCCGAGCTGATTGTTCGGCATGGTGGACAGGTGTCCGGCTGCGACTCCAAGGACACTCAGACGGTTCGCGACCTCGAGAGGCACGGTGTCGTGTTGTCGATCGGCCACGATGCCGAGCACCTCGGCGAAGCGGTCGCTCTGATCGTGACGGCGGCTGTTCCGGTGGACCATCCTGAACTCCTGCGCGCGCACGAGCGTGGCATTCCCGTGCTCAAGCGAGCGCAAGCACTGGGTGCGGTTGTGAACGGTGGTCACGTGGTCGCGATCGCCGGAACTCATGGCAAAACTACGACCACGGCCATGGCCACCGAGGTGATCGCAGCCGGTGGCCTGAATCCGACCGGATTCGTCGGTGGGCGCGTCGAAGGTTGGGACGGCAACCTCCGCCTCGGCTCGGATGAACTCTTCGTTGTCGAGGCGGACGAATACGATCGTTCCTTTCACACGCTGACCCCCGACGTCGCGGTTGTTACGAATCTCGAAGCCGACCACCTCGATGTGTACGGTGATCTGCGCGGGGTTCGTGAGGGCTTCCTGACGTTCCTGGCTGGCGTGAGGGGCGGTGGACGAATCGTGGCCTGTGCGGATGACCACGGCGCATCGTCTCTACTGCCCTTCGTGGGTACGGCCGGGTATTCGTACGGCACTTCTGCGGGATCGATGCTGCGCGCGACTGATGTGCGCATCACCGAAAGCCACACCTACTGCACCGTGGTCGAAGAAGGCGTGGTCATCGGGGAAATGGCATTGGTGCTGGGTGGCCTCCATAACCTGCGGAATGCTCTGGCTGCGGCTGCGGCTGCGCGGGCGTGCGGTGTGGAATGGGACGCGATTCTAGCGGCCCTCAAAGCATTCCGAGGCGTCGGTCGTCGCTTCGAACGGCTCGGTGAAACGCACGGTGTGATCGTGATCGACGACTACGCGCATCATCCGACGGAGATCCAGGCCACACTACGAGCGGCTCGCTCGATGTTCCCGGATCGTCGCCTCGTTGCAGCGTTCCAGCCGCATTTGTTCTCCCGGACCAGGGACTTCGCCTCCGACTTCGGTGCGGCTCTCTCCGCGGCCGATGTCACCTGGGTGACCGACATCTTCCCGGCACGGGAGCTGCCTATTCCAGGAATCACGGGACACACGATCGTGGAGGCGGTCGAGGCCTTCGGTCAGAACCAAGTGCACTACGTCGAGGCACTCGCGGATCTCCCTGAAGCGCTGGCAGACGATCTGGATGAGGGCGACGTCCTGGTCACGATCGGCGCTGGATCGATTGAAAGTGTGGGTGCACGTGTTCTCGAACTTTTGGGAGCCCGTGTCCATGCGTAG
- the murG gene encoding undecaprenyldiphospho-muramoylpentapeptide beta-N-acetylglucosaminyltransferase, with protein MHERRVVVFSGGGTGGHLYPALAIADAVREQYPEVDAFFVGATRGIESRILPDRGEQHVLLPVQGIDRTRPWSSWRAVPRLLRSLQSVVELFHRLRPEVVVVTGGYAGAPAGLVAGLMGIPLVLQEQNSVPGISTRALSRWADTIHIAFPEARELLPRSVRNRVLVSGNPVRPVSPRARTDARDVFDLPAGAFVVLVTGGSQGSLALNRIVADMIALRSVGPLEAQAGIRLLWSTGTKHFEGISEMMSEDDTSWVTAVPYIEDMPSALAAADLAVSRSGAMTTAEFLNQGLPALLIPLPSAAANHQAHNAEALAEAGAAIVMPEHSITPEALWAEVRKLATDAVALEGMRAAAGSRARPEASGQIAAQVGTFIGSGGRAS; from the coding sequence GTGCATGAGCGCCGTGTGGTCGTCTTCTCCGGCGGCGGGACTGGCGGGCATCTCTACCCCGCCTTGGCAATCGCTGACGCGGTTCGTGAGCAATACCCGGAAGTCGATGCGTTCTTCGTCGGTGCTACGAGGGGTATCGAATCCCGGATCCTTCCTGACCGTGGCGAGCAGCACGTGCTGCTCCCTGTGCAGGGGATCGACCGTACGCGCCCCTGGTCCAGCTGGCGGGCCGTCCCGCGTCTCCTCCGATCGCTGCAGTCCGTGGTCGAACTCTTCCACCGCCTTCGCCCGGAGGTTGTCGTGGTGACAGGCGGATATGCAGGTGCACCGGCCGGCCTCGTGGCTGGGTTGATGGGAATCCCATTGGTGCTTCAGGAACAGAACTCGGTACCCGGGATCTCCACTCGTGCGCTGAGCCGCTGGGCGGACACCATCCACATCGCGTTCCCCGAAGCCCGCGAGCTTCTTCCGCGCTCTGTACGAAACCGTGTGCTGGTGAGTGGAAATCCGGTTCGACCGGTCTCCCCACGCGCCCGGACCGACGCGCGTGATGTCTTTGATCTGCCGGCCGGTGCCTTCGTTGTTCTTGTCACCGGTGGAAGCCAAGGCTCACTCGCGCTCAACCGGATCGTCGCCGATATGATCGCGCTGCGAAGTGTCGGACCTCTCGAGGCACAGGCTGGAATCAGACTGCTCTGGTCGACGGGCACGAAACACTTCGAGGGTATTTCAGAGATGATGTCGGAGGATGACACGAGTTGGGTGACCGCAGTCCCGTACATCGAAGACATGCCGTCGGCGCTCGCTGCAGCAGATCTCGCGGTGAGCCGCTCCGGGGCGATGACGACCGCCGAGTTCCTGAATCAAGGACTGCCGGCGCTGCTCATCCCGCTCCCGTCGGCCGCTGCGAACCACCAGGCCCACAACGCTGAAGCACTGGCCGAGGCCGGTGCGGCGATTGTGATGCCTGAGCATTCAATCACGCCGGAGGCCCTTTGGGCCGAAGTTCGCAAGCTCGCCACGGACGCTGTGGCCTTAGAGGGGATGCGAGCAGCGGCAGGGTCCCGTGCCCGCCCCGAGGCGTCAGGTCAGATCGCCGCCCAGGTCGGCACGTTCATCGGCTCAGGCGGGAGGGCTTCATGA
- a CDS encoding putative peptidoglycan glycosyltransferase FtsW has translation MTARPMDIAPARPVRLPDSGLGSGWEGRAILGLTLLLLSLGLVTLYSASSVLAMRQGSPDTYYVLRQAAGAVGGLAAMIGCALTPYKRWERWSWPLLWVSVVTLVLIILPGTEAIAPEINGARRWLQIGITIQPSDFAKISVIVWTAAMAVKKAPHFDSLRNGLGPFFVVWSLVLIPIALEPDLSTAVLIGILGVMVVFAAGARIAHFVFLGLLVVPVFLNQLAVGFRQDRIDAYLNPALDPAGAGFQLRQSLVALGSGGLTGVGFGEGRQKFGFLPEAHNDFIFAMVGEEWGLLGVVLLLSIYMAIVLVGFRIASRAPDMFGELLAVGFTTLIALQAVLHMAVGLGLVPTTGLALPLLSYGRSNLVVTLVSLGILMSVARAAPSGRAARA, from the coding sequence ATGACCGCCCGCCCCATGGACATCGCCCCGGCTCGTCCGGTGCGCCTGCCCGACTCCGGTCTGGGCAGTGGCTGGGAAGGTCGGGCGATTCTGGGGCTCACGCTTCTGCTTCTCTCACTCGGCCTCGTGACGCTCTACAGTGCATCGTCTGTGCTGGCCATGCGGCAGGGAAGTCCCGACACCTACTACGTGCTTCGCCAGGCCGCCGGCGCGGTTGGGGGTCTGGCTGCGATGATCGGCTGTGCGCTCACGCCATACAAAAGGTGGGAGCGTTGGTCCTGGCCGTTACTCTGGGTCAGCGTCGTGACGCTCGTTCTAATCATCCTGCCTGGAACTGAGGCCATTGCTCCTGAGATCAACGGGGCTCGCCGTTGGCTCCAGATTGGGATCACGATTCAGCCGTCCGACTTCGCGAAGATCTCGGTCATCGTGTGGACCGCTGCTATGGCAGTGAAGAAGGCGCCTCACTTCGATTCGTTGAGGAATGGCCTCGGCCCGTTCTTCGTCGTGTGGAGCCTGGTGCTCATCCCGATCGCGCTCGAGCCGGATCTTTCGACTGCGGTCCTGATTGGCATTCTCGGTGTGATGGTGGTCTTCGCTGCCGGCGCCCGGATCGCCCACTTCGTCTTTCTCGGTCTCTTGGTCGTACCGGTCTTCCTGAATCAACTCGCAGTTGGCTTCCGACAGGACCGTATCGATGCGTACCTGAACCCCGCCTTGGATCCTGCAGGCGCGGGCTTCCAGCTGCGCCAGTCGCTCGTGGCGCTCGGGTCCGGTGGCCTCACCGGCGTGGGCTTCGGAGAGGGGCGCCAGAAGTTCGGCTTTCTCCCGGAGGCCCATAACGACTTCATCTTTGCCATGGTCGGGGAGGAGTGGGGGCTCCTAGGTGTGGTCCTCCTGCTCTCGATCTATATGGCGATCGTCCTGGTCGGTTTCCGCATCGCGAGCCGTGCTCCTGACATGTTCGGCGAACTGCTGGCCGTTGGGTTCACGACCTTGATCGCGCTCCAAGCCGTCTTGCACATGGCGGTTGGCCTCGGGTTGGTCCCGACTACGGGCTTGGCTCTGCCCCTTCTCTCGTATGGGCGTTCCAATCTTGTGGTCACATTGGTCTCGCTCGGAATCCTGATGTCGGTCGCTCGGGCTGCACCAAGTGGAAGGGCGGCCCGTGCATGA
- the murD gene encoding UDP-N-acetylmuramoyl-L-alanine--D-glutamate ligase → MEIIGLGASGVAAARLALKKEGDVYVSDLRTKPAVAARGADLRAEGARVELGKHDVERMARADLVVVSPGIPPHAPVLTALRDRGTRWISEPEFAVRFFSGSLIAVTGTNGKTTTTLLVGHLLEAAGIRAAVGGNVGGGLAPAASELALLPVSPEWYVLEMSSFQLADVDTFRPDIGVITNLSPDHLDRYESLEAYYADKARLLDQAAPDSKWVLPCGDGDVADLVGDAEGHRFYFGGDDLTDTHAYVSEGRLMLRLGGSDDALIGATDLPLLGTHNLNNALAASLTASLAGASVSGIRSGLESARSLPHRLEPVAEQGGVLWVNDSKATNVAAARSALLSLDRPIVLLAGGTDKGEDFTGLVPEGADMRAVISYGAAGPRIAFEVEGSDLVEGDFRGVLEAARGAAQPGDVILLSPACSSFDMFESYEDRGRRFSEFARENV, encoded by the coding sequence GTGGAAATCATCGGCCTCGGAGCCAGTGGCGTCGCCGCGGCTCGGTTGGCCCTCAAAAAGGAAGGAGACGTCTATGTCTCGGATTTGCGTACTAAACCCGCGGTTGCAGCTCGTGGAGCCGACCTCAGAGCAGAGGGAGCCCGCGTCGAATTGGGAAAGCACGACGTCGAACGCATGGCGCGAGCCGACCTCGTCGTGGTCAGTCCAGGAATCCCGCCGCATGCTCCGGTGCTTACAGCGCTCAGAGACCGTGGCACGCGCTGGATCTCCGAGCCCGAGTTCGCCGTTCGGTTCTTCTCGGGTTCACTGATCGCGGTTACTGGGACCAATGGAAAAACAACGACGACCCTACTCGTGGGCCACTTGCTCGAAGCGGCGGGAATCCGTGCGGCTGTGGGCGGTAACGTGGGCGGCGGACTCGCCCCTGCGGCGTCGGAACTTGCCCTCCTTCCGGTATCCCCGGAATGGTACGTGCTCGAAATGAGTTCTTTCCAACTCGCGGATGTGGACACGTTCCGACCGGATATCGGCGTGATCACGAACCTCTCGCCAGATCACTTGGATCGGTACGAGAGCTTGGAGGCTTACTACGCCGACAAGGCGAGGCTTCTCGATCAGGCGGCTCCTGACAGCAAGTGGGTGCTTCCGTGTGGTGATGGGGATGTTGCGGACCTCGTCGGAGACGCCGAGGGTCACCGATTCTACTTCGGAGGCGATGACCTCACGGACACACACGCTTACGTGTCTGAGGGTCGCTTGATGCTCCGTTTGGGTGGAAGCGACGACGCGTTGATTGGGGCCACAGACCTCCCGTTGCTCGGCACTCACAATCTGAACAATGCGCTGGCCGCGTCGCTCACGGCGTCCTTGGCGGGCGCTTCTGTGAGTGGGATTAGGTCTGGGCTGGAATCCGCTCGCTCGCTGCCGCACCGGCTCGAGCCTGTAGCGGAGCAGGGTGGCGTGTTGTGGGTCAATGATTCCAAGGCGACGAACGTCGCGGCTGCCCGTAGCGCGCTTCTTAGCTTGGACCGTCCCATCGTTCTTTTGGCCGGCGGAACAGACAAAGGTGAGGACTTCACCGGACTCGTGCCTGAGGGCGCTGACATGCGAGCGGTGATCAGCTATGGGGCCGCAGGGCCGCGTATCGCTTTTGAGGTGGAGGGTTCCGACCTCGTGGAGGGCGACTTCAGGGGTGTGCTCGAGGCTGCACGCGGAGCGGCGCAGCCTGGTGACGTCATTCTGCTGTCCCCAGCCTGCTCCAGTTTCGACATGTTCGAGAGCTACGAAGACCGTGGTCGACGTTTCTCAGAATTTGCGCGGGAGAACGTATGA
- the mraY gene encoding phospho-N-acetylmuramoyl-pentapeptide-transferase — MFYHFLPGLTDIHTVFNIFGYITFRAAGAVVTSLLMAFVFGPWVIRRLERAGVGQVVREVGPETHLLKAGTPTMGGLIIIFAAVVSTLLWAELTNPYTVIALISLLWMGAIGFLDDYLKVVQGQTRGLIAKYKMVGQWTFGLALGAFLVFNPISPHPSTATAVPFFADLQAMFTPLAFVLFAGFIVSGSSNAVNLTDGLDGLAAGLTAISAVTFGIFAYIAGRVDTSSYLGFFHLPGAGELTIFAVALAGAAIGFLWYNAHPAEVFMGDTGSLALGGAIGVMAILLKAEFLLVFVGGVFVLETVSVIIQTGWFRYTRARTGEGQRVFRMAPIHHHFEKLGWPETKVVVRFWILGILFAMLALSTLKIR, encoded by the coding sequence ATGTTCTATCACTTCCTGCCTGGCCTGACCGATATCCACACAGTCTTCAACATCTTCGGATACATCACGTTCCGGGCCGCTGGAGCTGTGGTCACATCGCTCCTTATGGCCTTTGTGTTCGGCCCTTGGGTCATTCGACGCCTGGAAAGGGCAGGCGTGGGCCAAGTGGTACGGGAGGTGGGCCCAGAGACACATCTGCTGAAGGCCGGTACGCCTACAATGGGCGGACTCATCATCATCTTCGCCGCGGTTGTGTCGACGCTCCTTTGGGCGGAACTCACGAATCCGTACACGGTGATCGCGCTGATCTCTCTGTTGTGGATGGGCGCGATCGGATTCTTGGACGACTACCTCAAGGTTGTGCAGGGCCAGACACGGGGCCTAATCGCCAAGTACAAGATGGTCGGCCAGTGGACCTTCGGACTCGCATTGGGGGCGTTCCTCGTCTTCAATCCGATTTCTCCGCACCCGTCCACAGCAACAGCGGTTCCGTTCTTCGCGGACCTGCAGGCCATGTTCACACCGCTGGCTTTCGTACTGTTCGCTGGATTTATCGTGTCGGGCTCGTCCAACGCAGTGAACTTGACCGACGGCCTAGATGGCCTAGCCGCAGGACTCACAGCGATTTCTGCCGTGACCTTCGGCATCTTCGCCTACATCGCCGGCCGCGTGGATACCTCGAGTTACCTCGGGTTCTTCCATCTGCCCGGCGCAGGAGAGCTGACGATCTTCGCGGTCGCGTTGGCTGGAGCGGCGATCGGGTTCCTGTGGTATAACGCCCACCCGGCGGAAGTCTTCATGGGTGACACCGGGTCGCTCGCCCTGGGCGGCGCGATCGGAGTCATGGCCATCCTTCTTAAGGCTGAGTTCCTCCTCGTGTTCGTGGGCGGCGTGTTCGTCCTCGAAACGGTGTCGGTCATCATCCAGACCGGTTGGTTCAGGTACACGCGCGCCCGGACGGGTGAAGGGCAGCGCGTCTTCAGGATGGCCCCAATCCACCACCACTTCGAGAAGCTCGGTTGGCCCGAGACGAAGGTGGTGGTCCGGTTTTGGATCCTCGGAATCCTCTTCGCGATGCTCGCTTTGAGCACCCTAAAGATACGGTGA